A window from Brachionichthys hirsutus isolate HB-005 chromosome 4, CSIRO-AGI_Bhir_v1, whole genome shotgun sequence encodes these proteins:
- the lnpep gene encoding leucyl-cystinyl aminopeptidase: MDPFDSNSQTDRANLPRNMIENSMFEEEPDVVDLAKEPTAFPTFPGLDPDETTYEPRSSRLLVRGLGENDMDEDEEDTESSARLLGMSFMNRSSAQRPSSSPYARHSPPRCSRPSTRTMVVCVLFLVIVASMTMVLYFLPGCTFTKSGCSKPNKTAPLEPGYPVSTNGEPFPWAQYRLPRSICPLSYDLDLNPDLDDMTFTGRAVIGMSVLHNTKRIVLHSDNLNISKATFKLGNGEANDVTVLEYKPRKQIAIKFSDELKAGLFCVLTLDYSASLSHTYSGFYNSSYMDKNGRKRVLAATQFEPLSARKAFPCFDEPAFKATFLIKITRKQNYTALSNMPLAKVTQLPDGLMRDEFEKTSVNMSTYLAAFIVANVTPISKNVSGTLVSVYSVPEKKEHTDYALDAASKLLEFYNGFFQINYPLKKLDLIAIPDFLAGAMENWGLITFRETSLLVDKLSSPLEKQVVASVVAHELAHQWFGNLVTMSWWNDLWLNEGFATYMQYTSLQAVFPQLDIGNLFLAVRFRALDKDALNSSHAVSAEVNTPEQVEEMFDSVSYEKGASILLMLEAFLPGDQQFRKGIIQYLREFTGLNTNTDDLWNSLTQVGVSPQHLNVSEMMTSWTSQKGFPLVTVSRKGDQVTVTQEHFLLASDNTAHASSLWNIPVTYVNNSCSLAPECKQVFTLKTESGSFKQPESVKWLKLNYKNTGFYIVHYGDEGWDAIGQALSSNVSVLTQEDRASLVHNIFALSRLGRVSFGRVLNLLDYISKESETSPVTEALFQLNNILQLLDKRQEQHLVARVKKYIFRQFGSLMSEQTWEEEENVSKQELRSALLETACSLNEASCIQHAKALFKQYVESNGTSRIPGDLQQTVFNVAAQSDEDWVTMLTAYGQVTYNAEKRKMLRGLASTQDARRVVTLLQYSLKGEIIQSQELPLVINTVCKGFVGYLFAWDFIQEHWDSLIDKFAVGSFPIQAIVKSTTSQFSTQAHLDQVQRFFSGLKERGSQMRSVQEALETIRLNQRWMNENLPALRKLLEYS; the protein is encoded by the exons ATCGAGCCAACCTGCCGAGGAACATGATTGAGAACAGCATGTTTGAAGAAGAGCCTGATGTTGTGGATTTGGCCAAAGAACCCACTGCATTTCCA acGTTTCCTGGTCTCGACCCAGACGAGACGACATACGAGCCTCGCAGCTCACGGCTGCTTGTACGAGGCTTGGGAGAGAATGACATggacgaggatgaagaggacaCCGAGTCTTCGGCCCGTCTGTTGGGCATGTCCTTCATGAACCGTAGCTCTGCTCAGAGACCTTCCTCTTCCCCTTACGCCAGACACTCTCCTCCCAG GTGTTCACGACCCTCGACCCGCACCATGGTTGTTTGTGTATTATTCTTGGTGATCGTTGCATCTATGACCATGGTATTGTATTTCTTACCTGGATGCACCTTTACTAAG AGTGGTTGCAGTAAGCCGAATAAGACCGCTCCGCTGGAGCCTGGCTACCCTGTCTCCACAAACGGGGAACCTTTCCCATGGGCACAGTACCGGCTGCCTCGTAGCATCTGCCCTCTCAGCTATGACCTCGACCTAAATCCCGATCTCGACGACATGACCTTCACTGGCCGCGCTGTCATCGGCATGTCTGTGCTCCACAACACCAAACGCATTGTCCTGCACAGTGATAATCTCAACATTTCCAAAGCCACATTCAAG TTAGGTAATGGGGAGGCCAATGATGTGACCGTACTCGAGTACAAACCCAGAAAGCAGATCGCCATCAAGTTCTCTGACGAGCTGAAAGCAGGCCTGTTCTGTGTTCTGACCCTGGATTACTCGGCCAGCCTCTCACACACCTATAGTGGTTTCTACAACAGCTCATACATGGATAAAAATGGACGTAAAAG GGTCCTAGCTGCAACCCAGTTTGAGCCACTGTCAGCCAGGAAAGCCTTTCCCTGCTTCGACGAACCTGCTTTCAAAGCCACCTTTCTGATTAAAATCACCAGAAAGCAAAACTACACGGCTCTTTCCAACATGCCTTTG GCTAAAGTCACGCAACTTCCCGACGGCCTCATGAGGGACGAGTTTGAAAAGACCAGTGTCAACATGAGCACCTATCTGGCGGCCTTCATCGTTGCAAACGTCACCCCTATCAGCAAAAACGTATCCGGAACCTTG GTGTCTGTGTACTCTGTGCCAGAGAAGAAGGAGCACACGGACTATGCTCTGGACGCAGCCTCCAAACTGCTGGAGTTCTACAATGGCTTTTTTCAAATTAACTACCCTCTCAAAAAATTAG ACTTGATAGCCATCCCAGACTTTTTGGCAGGAGCCATGGAGAACTGGGGACTCATCACTTTCCGAGAGACCAGCCTGTTGGTTGACAAACTGTCTTCTCCTCTGGAAAAACAAGTAGTTGCCTCTGTCGTGGCACATGAGCTTGCCCATCAG TGGTTCGGGAACCTGGTAACGATGAGCTGGTGGAATGACCTGTGGCTCAACGAAGGCTTTGCCACTTACATGCAGTACACGTCACTGCAGGCAGTGTTTCCTCAGCTGGATATT ggtAATTTGTTCTTGGCAGTGCGTTTCAGAGCCTTGGACAAAGATGCGTTAAACTCCTCTCATGCTGTGTCAGCAGAAGTTAACACACCTGAGCAGGTGGAAGAGATGTTCGACTCCGTCTCATATGAAAAG GGGGCGTCCATTCTCCTGATGCTGGAGGCCTTCCTTCCAGGAGACCAACAGTTTAGGAAGGGCATCATTCAGTACCTAAGAGAGTTCACTGGACTTAACACAAACACTGACGACCTGTGGAACAGCCttactcag GTGGGCGTCTCGCCACAGCACTTGAATGTGTCAGAGATGATGACTTCGTGGACGTCACAGAAAGGTTTCCCACTGGTCACTGTAAGCCGCAAGGGCGATCAGGTCACCGTCACACAGGAGCACTTTCTCCTCGCGTCCGACAATACCGCACACGCTTCTAG CTTGTGGAATATCCCAGTGACGTATGTCAACAACAGCTGTAGTCTGGCCCCTGAGTGCAAACAGGTGTTCACTCTGAAGACCGAGTCAG gttcATTCAAGCAGCCAGAAAGTGTAAAGTGGTTGAAGCTGAATTACAAAAACACAGGCTTCTACATTGTCCACTACGGAGACGAGGGCTGGGACGCAATCGGACAAGCTTTGTCCAGTAATGTCAGTGTTCTGACGCAAGAGGACCGGGCCTCACTCGTACACAACATCTTTGCTCTCTCCAG ACTGGGACGAGTGTCCTTTGGCCGTGTCCTCAACTTGTTGGATTATATATCCAAAGAATCCGAGACTTCCCCAGTGACAGAGGCCTTGTTCCAGCTCAACAATATCCTCCAGCTGCTTGACAAGAGACAGGAGCAACATCTAGTGGCCCGCGTGAAG AAATATATCTTCCGTCAGTTTGGTTCTCTGATGAGCGAACAGacatgggaagaggaggagaatgtgTCCAAACAGGAGCTGCGCTCAGCCCTGCTGGAGACGGCCTGCAGTCTGAACGAAGCCAGCTGTATTCAGCATGCCAAAGCCCTGTTCAAACAGTATGTGGAGTCCAATGGGACCTCACG GATCCCAGGCGATCTGCAGCAAACTGTATTCAACGTGGCGGCTCAATCAGATGAAGATTGGGTGACTATGCTAACGGCGTACGGACAAGTCACCTATAACGCAGAGAAGCGGAAAATGCTGCGAGGCCTCGCGTCTACTCAGGACGCACGTCGTGTAGTAAC ACTTTTACAGTATAGTCTGAAGGGAGAGATCATCCAATCACAGGAGTTGCCTTTGGTCATCAACACGGTGTGCAAAGGATTCGTTGGCTACCTGTTTGCCTGGGATTTCATACAGGAGCACTGGGACAGCCTAATAGATAA GTTCGCTGTGGGCTCCTTTCCCATTCAGGCAATCGTCAAGTCTACAACCTCCCAGTTCTCCACACAGGCGCATCTTGATCAG gtgcAGCGCTTCTTCTCAGGTCTGAAGGAGCGTGGCTCTCAGATGAGGAGTGTGCAAGAGGCATTGGAGACCATCAGGCTGAACCAGCGCTGGATGAACGAGAACCTTCCTGCACTCCGAAAACTGCTCGAATACAGTTAA
- the slc14a2 gene encoding urea transporter 2, whose product MPGSYCTADIQKITNCSTSVSSTSASPATEFLELQSLMISTKHDSQQDGGEKNLKQPRKAPLQGMRTCFLKLTSYFSGDMQISAKWVEKQFFLVQLLDWVLRGAAQVMFVNNPLSGLIIFAGLILQNYWWALNGFVGTVFATLSAVILQQNRGAIAAGLYGYNGILVGLLMAVFSNAGDWYWWLLLPNIFMSMMCPIVSSALASINSRWDLPVFTLPFNILVCLHMVATGHFNLYFPQVLIQPRSETPNITWDEIDVPKLFMSVPVGIGQVYGCDNPWTGGIFIISLFISSPITCAHAVLGSAVGMVAGLALAAPFGDIYFGLWGYNCVLACIAIGGMFYALTWQVHLLAIICAFFCAYLGSAIANIMATFGLPSCTWPFCLSALTFLLVTTETKKIFKLPVAKVTYPEKNLGFFWNLKKQWKLEKEKEQQKAVREENIKAVREENIVNEKEKLRIEQRGSREHPQASRET is encoded by the exons ATGCCTGGATCATATTGCACAGCG GATATCCAGAAGATTACCAACTGTTCCACTTCTGTGTCCTCAACCAGCGCCTCGCCTGCGACCGAGTTTCTT GAGCTCCAGTCGCTGATGATAAGCACAAAGCATGACTCCCAACAGGACGGGGGGGAGAAGAACCTCAAGCAGCCACGAAAGGCTCCCCTGCAAGGGATGAGGACCTGCTTCTTGAAGCTGACCTCCTACTTCTCTGGCGACATGCAAATATCTGCAAAATGGGTCGAAA AGCAGTTTTTTTTGGTGCAGTTGCTGGACTGGGTTTTGCGTGGAGCTGCTCAGGTGATGTTCGTCAACAACCCTCTGAGCGGACTCATCATTTTTGCTGGCCTGATCTTACAGAACTACTGGTGGGCTCTGAATGGCTTCGTGGGGACAGTCTTTGCCACTCTTTCTGCCGTTATTCTGCAACAGAACAG GGGTGCAATAGCTGCAGGTCTGTATGGATACAATGGAATCCTGGTAGGTCTACTGATGGCCGTGTTCTCCAACGCGGGAGACTGGTACTGGTGGCTCCTGCTCCCCAACATCTTCATGTCCATGATGTG CCCAATCGTGTCCAGTGCCTTGGCATCGATTAACAGTCGCTGGGATCTGCCGGTGTTCACGCTACCCTTCAACATCCTTGTGTGTCTTCACATGGTTGCCACCGGCCACTTCAACCTTTACTTCCCCCAAGTCCTCATTCAGCCTCGCAGCGAAACACCCAATATCACCTGGGATGAGATCGATGTACCCAAG ctGTTCATGTCAGTGCCAGTGGGAATCGGCCAGGTCTACGGCTGTGACAATCCTTGGACAGGAGGAATCTTCATCATCTCActtttcatctcctcccctATCACCTGTGCTCATGCTGTTTTGGGATCTGCTGTGGGCATGGTGGCTG GCTTGGCTCTGGCAGCTCCTTTCGGAGACATTTACTTTGGACTTTGGGGATACAATTGTGTGTTAGCCTGCATTGCTATCGGAGGAATGTTCTATGCCCTCACTTGGCAGGTGCATCTGCTTGCTATCATATGTG CTTTCTTCTGTGCGTACCTCGGCTCAGCCATTGCTAATATCATGGCCACG TTTGGCCTACCATCCTGCACGTGGCCTTTCTGCCTCTCCGCCCTCACTTTCCTCCTCGTAACTACAGAGACCAAAAAGATTTTCAAACTGCCAGTGGCCAAAGTCACCTACCCTGAGAAAAATCTGGGCTTCTTCTGGAATCTAAAGAAGCAGTGGAaactggagaaggagaaggaacaGCAGAAAGCCGTAAGAGAAGAAAACATT AAAGCCGTAAGGGAAGAAAACATTGTaaatgagaaagagaagctGAGGATAGAGCAAA ggggatcccgagAGCAtccccaggccagccgagagacatag